From one Sesamum indicum cultivar Zhongzhi No. 13 linkage group LG13, S_indicum_v1.0, whole genome shotgun sequence genomic stretch:
- the LOC105176258 gene encoding uncharacterized protein At3g27210-like has translation MGSCVSLHKDHPDSAINLRLSLHSKNDDVLIPSPHKDQKPNNLNAADPIHAHLPFNSPRSPPRFPHPAPGSKDESFFDSQPWLESDCEDDFLSVNGDFTPSRGSTPVHHKFSSGNPPANKAPAIEETLNAVPEPSPLDKKKRLSELFKESLRHPYEDEVPDKVKAEATNPVQAKSTDGTPRFFGLNSGGSSERTPNGVLLKADDKPLKSAQCCLPRLLPTRSFSERKKKMSPAQR, from the exons ATGGGTTCATGTGTTTCGCTTCACAAAGACCACCCTGACTCCGCCATCAACCTCCGTTTATCTCTGCACTCTAAGAATGACGACGTCTTGATCCCTTCGCCGCACAAAGACCAGAAACCCAATAACCTCAACGCCGCTGATCCTATCCATGCTCACTTGCCATTCAACTCTCCACGCTCACCTCCTCGTTTTCCCCACCCTGCCCCTG GTAGCAAGGATGAATCATTCTTTGATTCTCAACCTTGGTTGGAGTCTGATTGTGAAGATGACTTCTTAAGTGTTAATGGTG ATTTTACCCCATCTCGTGGAAGTACTCCTGTCCACCACAAATTCTCTTCAGGAAATCCACCAGCAAATAAGGCCCCTGCTATTGAAGAGACACTCAACGCTGTACCCGAACCATCTCCTCTGGATAAGAAAAAGAGACTCTCCGAACTGTTTAAAGAGAGCTTACGCCACCCGTATGAAGATGAGGTTCCCGACAAGGTGAAAGCTGAAGCAACCAATCCAGTCCAAGCCAAATCCACAGACGGAACCCCTCGTTTCTTTGGACTCAACTCCGGAGGTAGTAGTGAAAGAACTCCCAACGGAGTGCTGCTCAAAGCAGACGATAAACCATTGAAGTCTGCACAATGTTGCCTTCCGAGGTTGCTTCCAACTCGTAGCTTCagtgaaaggaaaaagaagatgaGCCCTGCTCAAAGATAG